The genomic DNA TAGTATTCGACAGTCCATTAGGCAACGTACCAGGCAAACCATTTGGCAAGCCATTAGGTAAACCACTAGCCAAACCATTTGGCATGCCATTTGGCAATCCATTAGGCATACCATTGGGCAAACCATTTGGTAAACCATTAGGAATACCATTTGATAAACCGCTCAAACCATTTGTCAAACCACCCAAACTGGTCAAAGAAGGCAAACTAGACAGTCCAATAGGATCCATGCCTTTACCACCGGGAGTTTCAGGCGCACTTCCTGaatgatgttgatgatgctgatgtgcttgttgctgctgctgctgttgttgctggccAGAAGGACCCTGACCAGGTTGAGAAATGGGAAACAGAGATCGAGGCGACGTGGGTGAAAACAAACCAGATGCACCTGCACCAGGACCTCCTGAATTAGAATTGTCATTATAGTAATCGGCGAATGGAGGAGGAGGCATTTCAAGAGTAGCAGCACTGGGCAAATTAGCAGTAGCATTTGCAAATGCAAATCTACTACCACTTGTCTTTGTAGCACTGCCAGGAGCACCCGAATTGCCTGATCCAGGACCCTGAACAGATGCTAATCTTGAAAGCGACTCATGAGAAATTGACTGACGACTGCCACGAATATCACACTTCAATGGCAATAATGAAACGTTGTTGTATGCGAGAGTaggagatgaagaagatgaagtgGTTGTAGGAGAAGTGACAGCAGTGCTATTACCATTAGTTCCAGAACCAGACCCTGATCCTGgattattgctgctgttactaataccagcagaaccagTGGAAAACACATCATTGCGCATATCCAAAGTGGCCTGGGCCATATTGGCATTGACATAGGTCCGGAAAAATGCAGTACCCAGCACATTCGCTGGCAGACCATCTTCGGCAATCGATTGGGATTTCTGTAATTCACTGTACAAAAATCCGTCGGCAAATGTGAAAAGGACTCGGAACTCGCGAGCCGTGATGTCTCTAGGAAGGTTTTGAATGCGAAGAGCCACAGGAGGAGGGCctgataatgatgaaaCACCGCCAGCTGAACCAGCTGATGCTGTaactccaccaccaacaccacccgAACCAGCTGCTGACACACTTCCTATACTGCCCGAACCGGTCACAGAGCCTGGTCCAGGAGCACCCGACCCGGGTCCATTAACACTATCCTCTAGAATCAAAGGGAAAAAGCTCGACGTCGAGCTCAAAATCGAGCTCGATCCGACTCCACTAATGCCCTGGCCCGAACCCGGGCCACTATTTCCgtttccatttccatttccattcgCGTTTCCAGGACCCGAGCCCGATCCAGcaccgctgctgctggccTCAAGACCAAATGCATTATCACCAAAACCACCGGCACCTCCACCGTTCATAATCGAGTACGCCGGAAACGCGCCCTCATTGCCATGGCCCGCCGCCGCGAATATCGACGGCTGCCCCGTCTGCTGAGCTGTACTCGCcatttctgctgcttctcgGTTAGTCTCTTCTCTCAAACTTGTGGatggggggtgtgcctccggcggctggggcgctgccccagaccccgtagctccgcttcgcggagaCTCTGCCACGTCCCCCGTCGAACCATCGACGCCCTGTCcctccgcgaagcggagcaacggggtctggggcggtgccccagccgccggaggcacagtgGGCCCCTCGTAGAACTCACTTTTTGCCGTGATACGCCCTGTCACGTTTGTTTGTTGCTGGTAGGTTGCTGTCGTCTTCCCtggatgctgttgttctACTGCTGAAGTGGCACTCTCGAATCTGCCAGCTTCGCCTTATTATATATCCAGCTGCGACTTGAGGCTGTTGTGTGTTGATTATGCGAAGTATGCTGTTGTTCGTAATTATTTGTTATGCTGATGTGTTGCTGGTGTGTCTCGATCAGAGCAGCGAGATTCGTTCTGCCCACCGTCTGTCGTCGTGGCTTGGTACGTGCTGAGTTCGCCGAATAACCTGTCGTGACTCGTCAATAATCAAGTTACTTATTCTCACCACCGACTGACTCGCAAAAACTTATGGTCTTTATcgaaaaccaaaaaaaaacctttTCACTAACGAAACTGAGCGACGTCGAAAGTTTGTAAAACTGGTGTCGATTTATTTCTCTTAGTAATCTGTTGCTAAAAGCCCGTGGTCGGCCTGGTTCCAAAAAATTCTCTTTGTATTTTCCAGCAGATGTGTCACTCGAATAAATATCGACTGGCTCGGGATCGTTCAAACACTGTTTTTTTCGGCTGTCGTTTCTCAACTAATAAGCCGTGAAGTGGGTTATTGAGAACTGACTTGTGAAGGATTAATAAAAAGTAACAGGAACGGCGGCGGCAGACTGAGCGCGTTTTGTGCGAGTTGGTCGTTCCGGTGATGAGAAATGAAGCCCTACTCGGGCCTGTTCCGGGTAACCCTCACTCCCATTGCGCGCGGCTCCCGTTTGACGCTAGTGCACCAATGCGTCcccccaaaaaaacaaacgaaaATTGGGGTGGCGGCTCGGGTCTCTCCTTGGAGGGGAGGGGCCTgcctccagcagctcgggcgctgccccagaccccgtaggtgctgcttcgcaggagggTTTTGGGCCGGGGGCTGGTGgggggtttgcctccggcggctggggcgctgccccagaccccgttgct from Sugiyamaella lignohabitans strain CBS 10342 chromosome D, complete sequence includes the following:
- the WHI3 gene encoding mRNA-binding protein WHI3, coding for MASTAQQTGQPSIFAAAGHGNEGAFPAYSIMNGGGAGGFGDNAFGLEASSSGAGSGSGPGNANGNGNGNGNSGPGSGQGISGVGSSSILSSTSSFFPLILEDSVNGPGSGAPGPGSVTGSGSIGSVSAAGSGGVGGGVTASAGSAGGVSSLSGPPPVALRIQNLPRDITAREFRVLFTFADGFLYSELQKSQSIAEDGLPANVLGTAFFRTYVNANMAQATLDMRNDVFSTGSAGISNSSNNPGSGSGSGTNGNSTAVTSPTTTSSSSSPTLAYNNVSLLPLKCDIRGSRQSISHESLSRLASVQGPGSGNSGAPGSATKTSGSRFAFANATANLPSAATLEMPPPPFADYYNDNSNSGGPGAGASGLFSPTSPRSLFPISQPGQGPSGQQQQQQQQQAHQHHQHHSGSAPETPGGKGMDPIGLSSLPSLTSLGGLTNGLSGLSNGIPNGLPNGLPNGMPNGLPNGMPNGLASGLPNGLPNGLPGTLPNGLSNTIGSINGRASGRSLLLESQGREDEEFNSIVQDPSRFFVQQPSSFLGFSNVPGNKLVGPQPQQQQQPQSTSGQQNQQQSQQQPQSQSQQQQQQQQHQQQQSQQQQQQQQQGQQTQGQQANSGPIQGQQPSSTSPSSLLHNQKQSAPAPIGTGANGGSQVSPPLMHQHSFEGRGIIPPISNGANKQVQQSQVQQSQPQQQQTQQQQQQQQQQQQQPQQQTSAQIPPPQQPQPTPQWPDKRRTSAIATPSTSSQQTSASLATAGANGPVSAARQFQSLSISGPSGGPGNAAGNSSGNAPSVVNVNGTVGIPVSTGSTNDPSKVVVAYSPTNNSQAIQIMQSGGRVLPPANPADQNPPCNTLYVGNLPPDTSEEELKELFSSRRGYKRLCFRTKANGPMCFVEFEDVNYATRALEELYGFGLSNSVKGGIRLSFSKNPLGVRGSNSGSSSNGGPPGNNSNNSNRMAPGLNGQKNANGYSNGGRYNNGLGGY